A genomic region of Alligator mississippiensis isolate rAllMis1 chromosome 4, rAllMis1, whole genome shotgun sequence contains the following coding sequences:
- the LOC132250107 gene encoding histone H1 — protein MSETAPVAAPAVSAPGAKASAKKPKKAAGGSKARKPAGPSVTELITQAVSASKERKGLSLAALKKALAAGGYDVEKNNSRIKLGLRSLVNKGTLVQTKGTGASGSFKLNKKPGETKEKATKKKTTVAKPKKAAAKKPASAAKKPKKAAAVKKSPKKAKKPAAAAAKKSAAKSPRKAKAAKPKRAAKSPAKAKAVKPKAAKPKPSKPKAAKAKKAAPKKK, from the coding sequence ATGTCGGAGACCGCGCCTGTTGCCGCTCCTGCTGTCTCTGCACCTGGGGCGAAAGCCTCCGCCAAGAAGCCGAAGAAGGCGGCGGGCGGCTCCAAAGCCCGCAAGCCCGCGGGGCCCAGCGTGACCGAGCTGATCACCCAGGCCGTGTCCGCCTCCAAGGAGCGCAAGGGGCTGTCGCTGGCCGCCCTGAAGAAGGCGCTGGCAGCCGGCGGCTACGATGTGGAGAAGAACAACAGCCGCATCAAGCTGGGGCTCCGGAGCCTGGTGAACAAGGGCACCCTGGTGCAGACCAAGGGCACCGGCGCCTCGGGCTCCTTCAAGCTGAATAAGAAGCCGGGTGAAACCAAAGAGAAAGCAACGAAAAAGAAGACAACGGTGGCCAAGCCCAAGAAGGCGGCGGCCAAGAAGCCGGCCAGCGCGGCCAAGAAGCCCAAGAAGGCGGCGGCCGTGAAGAAGAGCCCCAAGAAAGCCAAGAAGCCGGCGGCCGCGGCGGCCAAGAAGAGCGCGGCCaagagccccaggaaggccaaggcggccAAGCCCAAGCGGGCCGCCAAGAGCCCGGCCAAGGCCAAGGCGGTGAAGCCCAAGGCTGCCAAGCCCAAGCCCAGCAAGCCCAAGGCAGCCAAGGCCAAGAAGGCGGCGCCCAAGAAGAAGTAA
- the LOC102565605 gene encoding histone H2A-IV: MSGRCKQGGKARAKAKSRSSRAGLQFPVGRVHRLLRKGHYAERVGAGAPVYLVAVLEYLTAEILELADNAARDNKKTRIIPRHLQLAIRNDEELNRLLGKVTIAQGGVLPNIQAVLLPKKTESHKAKAK, encoded by the coding sequence ATGTCGGGCCGCTGCAAGCAGGGCGGGAAGGCGCGGGCCAAGGCCAAGTCTCGCTCCTCGCGGGCTGGGCTGCAGTTCCCGGTGGGCCGCGTGCACCGCCTCCTGCGCAAGGGCCACTACGCGGAGCGGGTCGGAGCCGGGGCCCCGGTCTACCTGGTGGCCGTGCTGGAGTACCTGACGGCCGAGATCCTGGAGCTGGCGGACAACGCGGCGCGGGACAACAAGAAGACGCGCATCATCCCCCGCCACCTGCAGCTGGCCATCCGCAACGACGAGGAGCTCAACAGGCTGCTGGGCAAAGTGACGATCGCGCAGGGCGGCGTCCTGCCCAACATCCAGGCcgtgctgctgcccaagaagaCCGAGAGCCACAAGGCCAAGGCCAAGTAA